DNA from Carboxydocella sporoproducens DSM 16521:
GGGATATTCACTTTTTTCACCAGTTTCCGATAGGCCTGATCCAGCGCCAGGCTGAAGCGTTCAGCCGGTACTTCCACATCCAGTTGTACCAGGTTCTTTTCTATTTTTTGGGCTGTGGCTTTCATCAACTAATGCTCCCCCTTAAGATTATGTAGTTTTTTAGCCAGTCTTTAAACGGCATATATTTATTTTACATGATTCTGTCAAGATACGCAAATAAATTTCAGAAAAATCTCAGGGCCGCCATTCGACAATTTCAACTCGTATCCCGTCCTGCTCCAGCCAGAGGCGACCATAGCTGCCATAAGGAGAACCCGTGCGCGGTCTGGCCAGGCTGCCGGGGTTGAACAGCAAAACTTGCCCGTCATCCTCCTGAACCGGTATATGGCTGTGGCCAAATACTACAATCCTTACCCCTTCCTCCTGGCCCTTGTAATAAAGGGAGCTCAGCCCTGACTTGGCTCCATAACGATGACCATGCAGGAGCAAAAGGGGTACATCAGCAAGGACCAGCTTTTTCTCCTCCGGCCCTGCCCAATCACAGTTTCCCTTCACTCCGTACACCGGCACCTCGATTACCTGGCTGAGGGCAATCGCATCATCATAATGATCCCCGGCATGCAGGATAGCATCAGCCCTGCCTTCCCTGTCCAGTACCTCACGGCATAACTGCCAGCGACCATGGGTATCACTGAAAACCAGGATTTTCATAATTACTCACCTGCCCTGGCCAGTCGTTCCAGTTCACTTATCATTTTGCGCAAAGCCTGGCCCCGGTGGCTGACGGCATTTTTTTCATCCGGGCTCAGCTCAGCCATGGTCTTGCCTTTTTCCGGCAGGTAGAAGAGGGGATCATAACCAAAGCCCCCTTCTCCTCTGGCTTCACAGAGGATAATGCCAGGACAGCTGCCCTCGGTAACTGCCACTACCCCGCGTTCCGGATGGGCTAAAGCCATCACACAACGAAAACGGGCTTCCCGGTCAGAAAAAGGCACTCCCGCCAGTTCTTCCAGTAATTTGGCATTATTGCGGGCATCATCCTTAACCTCACCGGCATAGCGAGCCGAATGCACGCCGGGCGCTCCCCCCAGAGCTGCCACCTCCAGCCCGGAATCATCGGCCAGAGCCCAGCAACCTGTAGCCCTGGCTATTTCCAGGGCCTTTTTGCGAGCATTGCCCTCAAAAGTCAGCTCATCTTCCACCACTTCCGGCAAATGGGGAAAATCGGTCAGGCTTTTGATTTCCCAGTCAGTCCCTGCCAGCAAAGCCTTGATTTCCTCCAGTTTTCCCTTGTTTCCCGTTGCGATCACCAGTTTACCCACTATCCTAACACCACCAGTTGTTTTTGGTAAGCCACCATTTCCGCAATCCCCTTGCTGGCTAAATCCAGCAGTGCGTCCAATTCCTCCCGGGGAAAAGCGGTATCCTCCGCTGTGCCCTGTACTTCCACCAGTAAGCCCTGGCCGGTCATTACCACATTCATATCCACCTGGGCCCGGCTGTCCTCTTCATAGCACAAATCCAGCAGCAGCCGATCTTCCACCTTGCCCACACTGACGGCTGCCAGATAATCCCGCAAAGGCAGACCAGGCAAAGTGCCTGCCTCTACCAGACCCTGCAGGGCATCAGCCAGGGCGATAAAGGCACCGGTGATAGAAGCGGTCCTGGTTCCCCCATCGGCCTGAATCACATCACAATCCAGGGTCAGGGTCCGTTCACCCAGTAAATCCAGATCCACCACCGCTCGCAGGGCCCGGCCGATCAGGCGCTGGATCTCATAAGTCCGCCCGCCGATGCGGCCTTTGACCGCTTCCCGCTGGCTGCGCTGATGAGTAGCCCGCGGCAACATGGCATACTCGGCTGTAATCCAGCCTTTGCCTGTTCCCTTCTGAAAGGGAGGTACTTTATCCTCTACTGTACAGGTACAAATCACCCTGGTATCTCCCAGTTCTACCAGGACTGAACCTTCCGCATGTTTGATATAGTTGCGGGTGATTTTCAGTGGTCGCAAATCATCGGGTTTTCTGCCATCCACCCGCTGCCAGAGCAATTGTTCCATGGACATCCTCCTATCCTTTATCCCATTCCCGCGCTTCTTCTAAGGGAATGATCATAAACTCGTCCAGGTAGGTGCGGGCAAAGGGATTTTCTTCCCGCCGTCCCACCAGACCTGCTACTACATACAGCTTGCGCACAGGGTCCCATCTAAATTCCTTCAATAAATGGAAACCCTGAATTTCCCCGGTGCGTTTCATGTGAATGCGCGGCCCGGTACATTCCCGCACTTCCTCTCCTACCTTGATGTGATCTTCACCATGATAACAAATTGGCAGGTCTTTGGCAATCAGTTCATTAACTTTTCTTTCCACCTCTGCCAGGTCGATATTGGGTTTTTCCGCAAATTCCAGGACAAAGCCGTGTTTGATATCACTATGTACTTCCGGTTTTTTGAGCCCCATTTCCTCCAGCACCATAGCCACCAGGTCCTCGGCGCTGTGGGCCATCTTCCGGTATTTCAGTGAACGGAAAACGATTTTGGCTATATCCTGGGGATAGGGTCCAAAAACTCCCGGGCGGGTAACAATCACTTCCTCCCCAACCCCGATCAGGATTTCCGCATTAAACCCCAGTGCCTGATACAGCAGATCAAAATGCTCGATTACCACCCGCCGACCGGCCCGTACTGCCGCTTTCACCGCTTCAGCAATTTGCCAGAGCTGGGTAAAAGCAGTCTCAAACCGAACATCCAGATGATAGGTTCGGGTGCG
Protein-coding regions in this window:
- a CDS encoding XTP/dITP diphosphatase translates to MGKLVIATGNKGKLEEIKALLAGTDWEIKSLTDFPHLPEVVEDELTFEGNARKKALEIARATGCWALADDSGLEVAALGGAPGVHSARYAGEVKDDARNNAKLLEELAGVPFSDREARFRCVMALAHPERGVVAVTEGSCPGIILCEARGEGGFGYDPLFYLPEKGKTMAELSPDEKNAVSHRGQALRKMISELERLARAGE
- a CDS encoding metallophosphoesterase family protein, translating into MKILVFSDTHGRWQLCREVLDREGRADAILHAGDHYDDAIALSQVIEVPVYGVKGNCDWAGPEEKKLVLADVPLLLLHGHRYGAKSGLSSLYYKGQEEGVRIVVFGHSHIPVQEDDGQVLLFNPGSLARPRTGSPYGSYGRLWLEQDGIRVEIVEWRP
- the rph gene encoding ribonuclease PH, whose product is MSMEQLLWQRVDGRKPDDLRPLKITRNYIKHAEGSVLVELGDTRVICTCTVEDKVPPFQKGTGKGWITAEYAMLPRATHQRSQREAVKGRIGGRTYEIQRLIGRALRAVVDLDLLGERTLTLDCDVIQADGGTRTASITGAFIALADALQGLVEAGTLPGLPLRDYLAAVSVGKVEDRLLLDLCYEEDSRAQVDMNVVMTGQGLLVEVQGTAEDTAFPREELDALLDLASKGIAEMVAYQKQLVVLG
- a CDS encoding lantibiotic ABC transporter; the protein is MAVLPMYEYLMYAAYFAPRGKQRLLNLGNNIGQRYLSPEDRIIGLIGDAGAGKSLLIRGMFPGLELTNDDDGINVRPLPLIRDWEQGHFRTRTYHLDVRFETAFTQLWQIAEAVKAAVRAGRRVVIEHFDLLYQALGFNAEILIGVGEEVIVTRPGVFGPYPQDIAKIVFRSLKYRKMAHSAEDLVAMVLEEMGLKKPEVHSDIKHGFVLEFAEKPNIDLAEVERKVNELIAKDLPICYHGEDHIKVGEEVRECTGPRIHMKRTGEIQGFHLLKEFRWDPVRKLYVVAGLVGRREENPFARTYLDEFMIIPLEEAREWDKG